The DNA sequence ATGCCGACGCCGAGCCGCTTGCCGCGGGCGCGGGCCTCGGTCTTGCGGGCGGGCATGTCGGCGTAGCCCGAGAGCTCGATGGCCCGGTCGAAGTTGAGCTGGTAGTCGCCCGAGTCGTAGGTCCAGCCCAGGCCGTTGTCGTACGGGAACTTCTCCTTGGGCACCAGGTTCTTGCGGCGCACCGCCGCCGGGTCCATGCCGATCTCGGAGGCGTAGCGGTCCACGAGCCGCTCCATCAGGAACGCGGCCTCGGCGCGCCCGCTGCCGCGCTGGGCGCCGAGCGAGACGGTGTTGGTGAAGGCGGCGTACACCTCGCAGAACGCGGCGTCGATGTCGTACATGCCGCTGATGGAGCGGCCCATCAGGGCGGTGGCGACACCGGGGCCGATGGTGGAGGGGTAGGCGCCGAGGTTGGCGTAGCTCGTGCAGCGCACGGCGGTGATCCGGCCGTCGCGGGTGCCGGCCAGGGTGACGTGCTGGCGGTGGTCGCGGCCCTGGACGGTGGAGTTCATCAGCCCGGTGCGGGTGTCGACCCATTTCACGGGCCTGCCGAGCGCCTTGGAGAGCAGCAGGACCAGCGGCATGTCGGGGTACAGGTACCCCTTGGTCCCGAAGCTGCCGCCAACGGTCGGGGCCACGACCCGGAGCTTGTTGAAGGGGATGCCGAGGACCAGGGCGGACAGCAGGAAGCGGTGGTTGTGCGGGCCCTGGGTGGAGGCGTACAGCGTGTACTCGCCGGTGGCGGCGTTGTAGTCGCCGACCGCGCCGCGCGGCTCGATGGGGCTGTTGATGGTGCGCTGGTTGACAAGATCGAGCTCTACCGTGACCTCGGCCGCGGCGATGGCCGCGTCGGTGCGGTCCTTGTCGCCGCAGGTCCAGTACGCGTTCAGGTTGCCGGGGACGGCCTCGTGGAGCTGGGGAGCGCCTTCGGCGAGGGCCTCGTCGGCGCGGGTCACCACGGTCAGCGGCTCGTACTCGACGGAGATGGCGGCGAGCGCGGCGGCGGCCTGGCGCGGGGTCTCGGCGACGACCACGGCGATGGGGTCGCCGACGTGGCGCACGGTGTCGCCGGACAGCACCGGGCGGGAGCCGGGAAGTCCGTAGGGGTGGGGCGGGAAGTGGCTCTCGACCCCGCCGGGTATCCAGATGCAGGGCAGCGGCATGACGTCGGTGAAGTCGGCCGCGGTGGCCACCTTCAGCACGCCGGGCAGCTGCTCGGCGGCCTTGGTGTCGATGGAGAGGATCTTCGCGTGGGCCACGGAGCTGCCGAGGATCGCCATGTGGGCGGTGCCCGGCAGGTCGATGTCACCCACGTACGTGGCCTCGCCGCGCAGCAGCTGCGGATCCTCGCGGCTGTCCAGCGGCTGTCCCAGCACTCCGCCCCCCTGGGGCGAGGTCTCCCCCGTCACTGTGGTCATCTCCGTCACCCCTCCTGTCCGGACGCGGCGGCGGTGGCCGGCTGCGCGGGGGCGTCCGCGCGGGCGGCGGAGCAGGCGCGCTGCACGCCCCGTACGACGCTGTGGTAGCCCGTGCAGCGGCACAGGTTGCCGGTGAGCCACTCGCGGATCTCGGGCTCGGTGGGCGCCTCGCGGTCGGCCGTGCCGTCGACCAGTTCGCCCAGGGCCATGACCATCCCCGGGGTGCAGAAGCCGCACTGGGTTCCGTGCTCCTGGCGCAAGGCCTCCTGGAGGCCGCTGAGTTCACCGCCGGGGGTGGTGACCCCCTCGATGGTGGTCACCGCGGAGCCGGCGGCCGCCGCGGTGAGGATCAGGCAGCTCTTGACGGAGCGGCCGTCGAGCCGGACGACGCAGGTTCCGCACTGTCCGGTGTCGCAGCCGACCTTGGTGCCGGTCAGTCCGAGGCCGTCGCGGAGCCGTTCCACGAGCAGTTCGTTCGGCTGCGCCGCGAACTGCTCGGGTCTTCCGTTGACATTCAGTGAGAGGTCCATGCCAGCGCCTGCGCTTCCGTGAGCGGCCGGTTGAAGAGGGGCCCGCCGGGCTGCTGGAGAATTCCTCCGGAGTGCAGCGGGCCGGTGTCCACGGGAGCGAATCCGAGATCCGTGATGATTCCCGCGACAATTTCTTTGGCTTTTCCGTCGTCGCCCGCCGTGAAATGGGCCAGACGCGGGCCCGGCGCGGTGCCGGCGACGGCGAGCGTCTCGAAATGCATGGTGTTCAGGGATTTGACGATCCGGGTCCCCGGATACCATTCGGCGACGAGTTCGCTGGATCCCCGGTCGCCGAGATCCCGGGGGGCGCCGGGGCCGCTGAACGCGTTGGTGGCGTCCACCAGCACGGTGTCCCGTACGGCTTCCTGCTCCAGCAGCCCCCGGACGCTGTCGAACGGCAGCATCAGTACGAGGACTTCGGCCCGGGCCGCGGCCTCGGCGGGGTGCGCCGCCGAGGCCGCGGGGCCCAGTTCGCCGAGGAGGGCCGCGAGGCTCTGCGGGCCCCGGGCGTTGGCGAGCACGACCTGGTGGTCAGCCGCCACGAGGATCCTGGCCAGGGTCGATCCGATCCGGCCTGTGCCGATGATGCCGATCCGCATGAGGGCTCCTCAGGTGGGTGCGGGGGGATCAGGCGGGTGTCAGTCCATTCCGATCCAGACCGACTTGGTCTGGGTGTAGCTCTCCAGGGACTCGGGGCCGCACTCGCGCCCGTAGCCGGAGGCCTTGTAGCCGCCGTAGGGCACGGCGGGGTCGTACTGGTTGTAGCAATTGACCCAGACCGTGCCGGCCTTGATCTGCGAGGCGACCCGGTGGGCGCGCCGCAGGTCCTTGGTGTGGACGCCGGCGGCGAGGCCGTACGCGCTGTCGTTGGCGATGCGTACGGCGTCCTCCTCGGTGTCGAAGGGGATGATCGACAGGACGGGTCCGAAGATCTCCTCCTGGGCGATCCGCATGGAGTTGTCGACGCCTGTGAAGATGGTCGGCAGGAAGTACAGGCCTTCGGAGGAGGCCCCTTCGGGGGTCCAGCCGGTGCCGCCGATGCGCAGGACGGCGCCTTCCTTCTCGCCGACCTCGATGTACGAGCTGACCTTGTCGAACTGTCCGCGGTGGGCGAGCGGTCCGAAGAGGGTGGCCGGGTCGCGCGGGTCTCCGGGCAGCAGGGCGGCGGCGCGGGCCACGAGCCGTTCGACCATCTCGTCGTGGATCGGGCGGTGCAGCAGCAGCCGGGAGCCGGCGGTGCAGATCTCGCCCTTGTTGTAGTAGATGCCGAAGAAGGCGAGCTCCTCGGCGGCGTCGAGGTCGGCGTCGGCGAAGACGATGTTGGCGGACTTGCCGCCGAGCTCCATCGTCACCTTCTTCAGAGTGCCGGCCGCCTTGCGGATGATCGACTGGCCGACCGAGGTGGAGCCGGTGAAGGCGATCTTGTCGATGCCCGGGTGGCCGGTGAGGGTCTCGCCCAGTTCCACGCCCGGACCGGTGATGACGTTCAGCACGCCGTCCGGGATCTCCGCCTCCTGGAACAGCTCGGCGATCTTCAGGGCGGTGAGCGGGGTGGCGGGCGAGGGCTTGTGGACCACCGTGTTCCCGGCCGCGAGGGCCGGGGCGATCTTCGTCATCGACAGGAGCAGCGGGAAGTTGAAGGGGGTGATGGCGCAGACCACGCCCAGCGGTTCGCGCAGGGTGTACGCGAGCTGCCCGCCGGCCGGGGCCCGGGAGGAGCCGTCCACCCGGGTCACGGCGCCGGCGTAGTAGTGCATGAGCTGGGCGGCCATGGGGGCGTCGACCGTGGAGGAGAAGGCGAACGGCTTGCCCATGTCCACCGTCTCCAGCAGGGCGATCTCCTCCAGGTCGCGCTCGATGAGCTCCCCGACCCGGTTCAGCCGCAGCGCGCGTTCCTGCGCGGACAGTCTGCTCCAGGGACCTTCCTCGTACGCCGTGCGGGCGGCGGCCACGGCCGCGTCCGCGTCGGCGGCGGCCGCCTGGGCCACCGGCACGATCTCCTGGCCGTCCACGGGGCTGATGTCCGGTTCGGTACGGCCGTCCCGGGCGGGGACCCAGGTGCCGCCGATGAACAGTTTCCCGGGGTTGGCCAAGGGCTGGTCGCTGAGCGCGCGCTTGGTCATGGCTGTGGCTGCCTTCCGGTTTCGGGTGCGAGGGGCAGGGCGCTAGGCCTGCGCGAGCTGACGTAAGAACGTCTCCGCGAGGGCCTTGGAGGAGTAGGGGTTCTGGCCGGTGGTGAGCTTGCGGTCCACCACCACGTGCGAGTCCCAGATCGCTTCGGCCTTCTCGTAGCGGGCGCCGAGCCGGGTGAGTTCGGCCTCCAGGATCAGCGGGAGGCGGCCGGCCATGTTGGTGACGAGCTCCTCGCTGTGCGAGAAGGCGGTCATCCGGTAGCCCGCGAAGGGCCACTGGCCCTCGCCGTCGCGCAGGGCCAACAGGGCGGTGTGCCCGTGGCAGACGGTGGCCAGCGGCTTGTCCTGGGCGATGGCCCAGCGCAGGATCTGCGCGAGCTCGTCGGACTTGGGCAGGTCGCCGATGGCCCCGTGGCCGCCGCTGATGTAGATGCCGTCGTAGTCGGCGATGTCCTTCTCGCCCAGGGTCTCCAGGGCGATCGGGTTTCTCAGCTGCGGGGTGTTCTCTATGACGCGGCTGTACTCCGCGGCGCTGGCCGCGTCCGTGTCCGCGGAGCCCTGGGGGCGGACCCACTGGAGGAACTGGGGGTCGATGCTGGTCTGGTCGACCGTCGGGGTCTCGCCCGCGATCGTCGCCACGTCGACGGTGTGACCCGCGTTCTTGAAGAGGGTGTAGGGAACGGCGAATTCCTCGGCCCAGAAACCCGAGGGGTGTTGTTCCCCGTCCAGCAGATGGAGCGTGGCCTTGGCCGTCATGACGACGAGAATCTTCATGACTCTTCTCCTTCATCTGGCTGCGCGATTCGCTGCCGATTCAACACGCCCCCCGCTAGGGGCGTAAGGGGGAGACGTCAGGCACGCGATACTTCGTCACGTGCGTCCAACGCCGAGATGATGGTGCGGAATTCACCGACCAGGGGGTGGTCGGGATGGGCTTCGGAGAATATGCGTTCCCCGTAGAGCGCGGCCATTTCCGGCACGTAGGGCAGGATTCCGGCCAGGGGGGTCCGGTAGACCTCCTCGGCCCGCCGCCGGGCTGCCGCCCGGTCGATGCCCTCGGGCGCCATGCTCATCACCAGGGTCCGCCGGCAGGCGAGCCGGCCGGTCAGGGCGATGGTCTCCTCGACGCCGAGGAGGTCGATCCGGTCGGCCCGGGCCATGATCAGCAGTACGTCGGCGCTGGCCATCGCGGTGACCGACTCGTTGTTGAGCCCGGCATGGGTGTCGAGCAGCAGGACGTCCAGGGCGTGGTGCACGGCCAGCCGGTCGAAGCCCTCGGGCAGCAGCCCCACGTCGTAGCCGGTGGTCATGAGTTCCCGCAGGGCCGCCGTACCGGTCCGCGCCGGCACGACGTACAGGCTCCCGCGGCCGCCGCCCGGTCGTCCGCGCTGGACCTCCTGGGCGGCGGCCTCGATCTCGCACCGGCCGAGCAGGTAGTCGGCGAGCGAGGGGCCGGGGCGCAGCCGGAAGAGCAGGTCCAGGGTGGGCGACTGGATGTCCGTGTCGATCACCCCCACCCGGCGTCCCTCGCCCGCGAGGAGCAGGGCCAGGTTCGCCAGTACCGAGGACTTTCCGGTACCGCCGCGGTACGAGTGCACCACGATGGTCAGGGTCATCAGGCCACGACCTGGCGATCGGCGCCGTCCGCGTGCGGCCCCCGCGCCGCGCGTGGCCGGTGCAGGGCCAGCATGGTGACGTCGTCGTGCTGTTCGGCTGTTCCCGTGTGTTCGCGTACGGCCGTGTCC is a window from the Streptomyces sp. NBC_01244 genome containing:
- a CDS encoding xanthine dehydrogenase family protein molybdopterin-binding subunit codes for the protein MTTVTGETSPQGGGVLGQPLDSREDPQLLRGEATYVGDIDLPGTAHMAILGSSVAHAKILSIDTKAAEQLPGVLKVATAADFTDVMPLPCIWIPGGVESHFPPHPYGLPGSRPVLSGDTVRHVGDPIAVVVAETPRQAAAALAAISVEYEPLTVVTRADEALAEGAPQLHEAVPGNLNAYWTCGDKDRTDAAIAAAEVTVELDLVNQRTINSPIEPRGAVGDYNAATGEYTLYASTQGPHNHRFLLSALVLGIPFNKLRVVAPTVGGSFGTKGYLYPDMPLVLLLSKALGRPVKWVDTRTGLMNSTVQGRDHRQHVTLAGTRDGRITAVRCTSYANLGAYPSTIGPGVATALMGRSISGMYDIDAAFCEVYAAFTNTVSLGAQRGSGRAEAAFLMERLVDRYASEIGMDPAAVRRKNLVPKEKFPYDNGLGWTYDSGDYQLNFDRAIELSGYADMPARKTEARARGKRLGVGIASYVAICGVGPSTRMSKEGMLGGTWESANIRVHPTGEVTVTVGSASTGQSHGTVFAQVAADELGIDPATVQVYEGDTLKAPYGQGTYGSRSYSMAAPAIALTARKIKSKLVKAGAVFLGVPEEKVVYADGQVFEEGNEENTKTFAELAMAMWYGWGLPPEIEPALDETTHFDPPDFNYPFGTHVAVVEIDELTGETEVVAYTAVDDAGNIGNPKIVLGQIEGSILHGLGQALMEHAEYDLDGQLVSRDLNHYALPRAIDAPFFTLDKTVTPSPHNPLGAKGAGEIATVPPAAAVVNAVVDALSDLGVRHIDMPVTPEKVWRRLRGEAQ
- a CDS encoding type 1 glutamine amidotransferase domain-containing protein; translation: MKILVVMTAKATLHLLDGEQHPSGFWAEEFAVPYTLFKNAGHTVDVATIAGETPTVDQTSIDPQFLQWVRPQGSADTDAASAAEYSRVIENTPQLRNPIALETLGEKDIADYDGIYISGGHGAIGDLPKSDELAQILRWAIAQDKPLATVCHGHTALLALRDGEGQWPFAGYRMTAFSHSEELVTNMAGRLPLILEAELTRLGARYEKAEAIWDSHVVVDRKLTTGQNPYSSKALAETFLRQLAQA
- a CDS encoding NADPH-dependent F420 reductase — translated: MRIGIIGTGRIGSTLARILVAADHQVVLANARGPQSLAALLGELGPAASAAHPAEAAARAEVLVLMLPFDSVRGLLEQEAVRDTVLVDATNAFSGPGAPRDLGDRGSSELVAEWYPGTRIVKSLNTMHFETLAVAGTAPGPRLAHFTAGDDGKAKEIVAGIITDLGFAPVDTGPLHSGGILQQPGGPLFNRPLTEAQALAWTSH
- a CDS encoding (2Fe-2S)-binding protein, translating into MDLSLNVNGRPEQFAAQPNELLVERLRDGLGLTGTKVGCDTGQCGTCVVRLDGRSVKSCLILTAAAAGSAVTTIEGVTTPGGELSGLQEALRQEHGTQCGFCTPGMVMALGELVDGTADREAPTEPEIREWLTGNLCRCTGYHSVVRGVQRACSAARADAPAQPATAAASGQEG
- a CDS encoding MinD/ParA family protein, which codes for MTLTIVVHSYRGGTGKSSVLANLALLLAGEGRRVGVIDTDIQSPTLDLLFRLRPGPSLADYLLGRCEIEAAAQEVQRGRPGGGRGSLYVVPARTGTAALRELMTTGYDVGLLPEGFDRLAVHHALDVLLLDTHAGLNNESVTAMASADVLLIMARADRIDLLGVEETIALTGRLACRRTLVMSMAPEGIDRAAARRRAEEVYRTPLAGILPYVPEMAALYGERIFSEAHPDHPLVGEFRTIISALDARDEVSRA
- a CDS encoding aldehyde dehydrogenase family protein; the protein is MTKRALSDQPLANPGKLFIGGTWVPARDGRTEPDISPVDGQEIVPVAQAAAADADAAVAAARTAYEEGPWSRLSAQERALRLNRVGELIERDLEEIALLETVDMGKPFAFSSTVDAPMAAQLMHYYAGAVTRVDGSSRAPAGGQLAYTLREPLGVVCAITPFNFPLLLSMTKIAPALAAGNTVVHKPSPATPLTALKIAELFQEAEIPDGVLNVITGPGVELGETLTGHPGIDKIAFTGSTSVGQSIIRKAAGTLKKVTMELGGKSANIVFADADLDAAEELAFFGIYYNKGEICTAGSRLLLHRPIHDEMVERLVARAAALLPGDPRDPATLFGPLAHRGQFDKVSSYIEVGEKEGAVLRIGGTGWTPEGASSEGLYFLPTIFTGVDNSMRIAQEEIFGPVLSIIPFDTEEDAVRIANDSAYGLAAGVHTKDLRRAHRVASQIKAGTVWVNCYNQYDPAVPYGGYKASGYGRECGPESLESYTQTKSVWIGMD